A genomic window from Haliaeetus albicilla chromosome 10, bHalAlb1.1, whole genome shotgun sequence includes:
- the CHCHD10 gene encoding coiled-coil-helix-coiled-coil-helix domain-containing protein 10, mitochondrial, with amino-acid sequence MARGGRSVGRPAAAPAPASPAPAAPVPAAQPAQPGLMAQMASTAAGVAVGSAVGHVVGSALTGAFSGGSSEPAKAAAPAQEPRQQPVYQQSPYGPCHYEMKQFLECATNQRDLTLCEGFNEALKQCKTSNGVSSLL; translated from the exons ATGGCGCGCGGCGGCAGGAGCGTGGGGCGGCCCGCGGCGGCACCGGCCCCGGCCAG CCCGGCCCCAGCGGCCCCGGTGCCGGCGGCGCAGCCGGCGCAACCCGGTCTGATGGCGCAGATGGCGAGCACGGCGGCCGGCGTGGCCGTGGGTTCGGCCGTGGGACACGTCGTGGGGAGCGCCCTCACCGGCGCCTTCAGCGGCGGCTCCTCCGAACCGGCCAAGGCGGCGGCTCCCGCCCAG GAGCCCAGGCAGCAGCCCGTGTACCAGCAGTCGCCCTACGGACCCTGCCACTATGAGATGAAGCAGTTCCTGGAATGTGCTACCAACCAGAGAGACCTGACCTTGTGCGAGGGCTTCAACGAGGCGCTGAAGCAGTGCAAGACTAGCAACG Gtgtttcttctctcctgtga